In the genome of Mucilaginibacter sp. 14171R-50, the window CAGGTGGGCAAGCGTAGCGGTGTCGGTTTGGTCGTTTATAACCACCACAACAATACCCGGCTTTGCAAGAATGGTTCTCAGAAATATACGGCCTATACGGCCGAAACCGTTTATAGCGATCCTCATTTATGTTAAGTTAAGGATGCAAAATTAGCAAATTAAATAGCGTGCGGGGGCGTTATGCAAAAAGGTTGCGCAGGGACACCTTGTCGCGCTCTTTTGACCTAAGCAGGAACGTTATTGCCCAGTTAAATAAAACAGAGCTTGAGAGTATAATTACGATGAGCATAAAGTTACCCAGGTGGGCAAACGCAAACGCCATAATAATCAGTATAATATTAATAGCACCTAAAATAAGCGTGGTTTGCAAATGGGTATAGCCCAGCCGCAGTACGCGGTGATGTATGTGGTTCCTGTCGGCAGTAAACGGCGATTTGCCTTTAACAATACGCAATACAAACACACGCAGGGTGTCAAAAATAGGCCCCATTAATATAGCGAATGTTAAAGCGGGTGCCGATACGACAGCAGATGTATTACCCTCCGTAATTTTATTAAGCTCGATAAATTTAACCGCCATAATTGCTGATATCAGGCCGATGAGCAAAGACCCCGCATCGCCCATAAATATCCTGGCAGGTGTTAAATTAAAGCGTAAAAAGCCAAATGTAGCACCGGCTATGCTCAGCGATACCGCTGCCAGTTCGTAATGCCTTATTGATATAAAAAGAACAGAGAAGGTACCATTAACGATAATGCAGGTAGTACCGGCAAGGCCGTCAATACCATCTATTAAATTAAAGGCATTTATAATAAGGATAATAAACAGGATAGACAATACAGCACTTATAACATATGATATATTATAAATACCCAGTACACCATACATACTGGTAAAGCGTATATCGCCCAGGATAACCAGGATGGTTGCTACTATAAATTGTATAAAAAACTTTGTGCTTGAATTTACCCCCGAAAGGTCATCCTTTAAGCCCATTATAAACAACACTATGCTGGCCGCCAGCAAATAACTAACCGGTATGGTTTTATCTATAATGCTGAATAATAATAAAGTAATGGTAAAGCTTACAAAGATTGCCACCCCACCTAAACGGGGTATGCCGTGGTCATGCTGTTTGCGGAAATGGCCAACATCATCATATAAGTGCCGGGTGCGGGCAACATGCAAAATGGAAGGGATCGCGAGAACCGTTACCAGAGTAGAGAACGCTATAATTAGTAAATAGTATACAAAGTAATACGTGCTAAAATACTCCGGCATTTAAATTAATTGTTAGGGGCAATTATAAAGCAAATGTATTAATTTCATTTTAAATTAAAAATATTGAACAATTTTTACCAATGGCTTGAACAGCAATGCAATAGGCGGAAATATTATTTCATTGCGATACATGGCCTTCAGGTCGAAAAATAAAGAATTAATACGGTTAATAATATTTTTGTTACTAACCCCGCCCACCATCATTTTTACAAACACCTGCTGCAAATAAAACGATGGCACCTGCCTCAAGTGCATAAACCGCAACATCAGCTCATAATCGGCAGCGGTGCCAAATTCCAGGCTGTAATTACCAAACCTGTCAAATACCTGCCGCTTACAATAAAAGGTAGGGTGCGGCGGCATCCAGCCCCGGTTAAACATCCCTTTTTTGTATTGCCCCGCACGCCATTTGCGAACGATCCCCTTGCCGGGTTTGATATAGTCCAGATCCCCATAAACAATATCAGCCGCATTGCTGGCAAAGGCCTGGGCTATATCGCTTAAAATATGGTTACCCGCAAACACATCATCTGCGTTAAGTATACCAATTACATCGCCCCGGGCTAAAGCTATGCCTTTATTCATGGCGTCGTAAATGCCATTATCGGGCGCTGATACAAATAGCCGGATATCCTTTATATATTTTTCGATTATAGAAACGGTATTATCTGTGGACGCCCCGTCAATGATGATGTACTCGATGTCCTGATAGTCCTGGCTGACCACCGATCGTATACATTGTTCAATAGTGCTTTGGGCATTATAGCAAACAGTAATTACAGATATTTTAGGGTAATGCACGTTGGATAATACACTTATTTAGGTGCAAAATATGTAATTTTGGAATTGCTGCCTAATTATCAGTAACATTAAGCGGTAATAATATATATGCGTGCTTTATATTTTATTTGTTTTGCCTTCATAATAACGCTCGGCTGTTCATGTTCATATAAGCAAAACCAGATACTGTTTGAAAAACGGGCGTCGACCATTGCCGATACAGCACAACAAATGCCTGCAACCTTAAGTTACAAAATACAGCCACAGGATATTTTACAAATAAGGAACCTGCAAAGCC includes:
- a CDS encoding glycosyltransferase family 2 protein, with the protein product MHYPKISVITVCYNAQSTIEQCIRSVVSQDYQDIEYIIIDGASTDNTVSIIEKYIKDIRLFVSAPDNGIYDAMNKGIALARGDVIGILNADDVFAGNHILSDIAQAFASNAADIVYGDLDYIKPGKGIVRKWRAGQYKKGMFNRGWMPPHPTFYCKRQVFDRFGNYSLEFGTAADYELMLRFMHLRQVPSFYLQQVFVKMMVGGVSNKNIINRINSLFFDLKAMYRNEIIFPPIALLFKPLVKIVQYF
- a CDS encoding MraY family glycosyltransferase, yielding MPEYFSTYYFVYYLLIIAFSTLVTVLAIPSILHVARTRHLYDDVGHFRKQHDHGIPRLGGVAIFVSFTITLLLFSIIDKTIPVSYLLAASIVLFIMGLKDDLSGVNSSTKFFIQFIVATILVILGDIRFTSMYGVLGIYNISYVISAVLSILFIILIINAFNLIDGIDGLAGTTCIIVNGTFSVLFISIRHYELAAVSLSIAGATFGFLRFNLTPARIFMGDAGSLLIGLISAIMAVKFIELNKITEGNTSAVVSAPALTFAILMGPIFDTLRVFVLRIVKGKSPFTADRNHIHHRVLRLGYTHLQTTLILGAINIILIIMAFAFAHLGNFMLIVIILSSSVLFNWAITFLLRSKERDKVSLRNLFA